The following proteins come from a genomic window of Spongiibacter tropicus DSM 19543:
- a CDS encoding response regulator, which translates to MSIEPQSCILLVDDNADIRHLVSELLETEGYQVMTAEDGEEMFACLSQQQADLILLDVMLPGQDGFALCRKLRSDPEMPPIIMLSAKDEEIDRVVGLELGADDYIAKPFGRHELVARIKAVLRRVNGVNSRRGQFAYRFSGWHFKPARMELLDAEGTVIQLSTSENDLLLAFVQNPQIPLSRDRLLSLTKGRNSAAFDRSIDSHVSRLRRKLREDAKQPEIIKTAWGSGYLFSCPVDTV; encoded by the coding sequence ATGAGTATTGAACCTCAGTCCTGTATTTTGCTTGTCGACGACAATGCCGATATCCGGCATTTGGTGTCGGAATTGTTGGAGACGGAAGGCTATCAGGTGATGACCGCCGAAGACGGCGAAGAAATGTTTGCCTGCCTGTCGCAACAGCAGGCGGATCTGATCCTGCTGGATGTGATGTTGCCCGGTCAGGACGGCTTTGCGCTGTGCAGGAAGCTGCGCTCAGACCCGGAAATGCCGCCGATTATTATGCTAAGCGCCAAGGACGAAGAGATTGATCGCGTCGTCGGTCTGGAGCTGGGGGCCGATGACTATATTGCCAAGCCCTTTGGGCGCCATGAGTTGGTCGCGCGCATTAAAGCGGTGTTGCGCCGGGTAAATGGGGTCAACAGCCGCCGCGGACAATTCGCCTATCGCTTTTCCGGCTGGCACTTCAAACCCGCCCGTATGGAGCTGCTGGATGCTGAAGGCACGGTCATACAGCTTTCCACCAGTGAGAATGACCTGTTACTGGCCTTTGTTCAGAATCCGCAGATTCCCCTTTCCCGCGACCGACTGTTGAGTCTCACCAAGGGGCGCAACAGTGCCGCCTTTGACCGCAGTATCGATTCCCACGTCAGCCGCCTGCGCCGCAAACTCCGCGAGGATGCCAAGCAGCCGGAAATTATCAAAACCGCCTGGGGATCGGGGTACCTGTTTTCCTGTCCTGTCGACACGGTGTGA
- a CDS encoding Rap1a/Tai family immunity protein encodes MSANTLRGSCTRMLNESGDVYGEVCKAYLQGFVSGSTKVSVAAPRSEFMERALRTRAPGGSTDIDTLKMSRYCLPEGVDTEVLAQQIIDSEQNARDADASSLLEAVLKAHYPCKNL; translated from the coding sequence ATGTCAGCGAATACACTGCGCGGAAGTTGTACCCGCATGCTGAACGAAAGCGGGGACGTTTATGGCGAAGTGTGTAAAGCCTACCTTCAGGGGTTTGTGAGTGGCAGCACCAAGGTATCGGTTGCCGCACCGCGCTCAGAATTTATGGAGCGCGCCTTGAGAACTCGCGCACCCGGTGGTTCAACAGATATCGACACGCTGAAAATGTCACGGTACTGTTTACCCGAGGGCGTGGATACCGAGGTACTGGCCCAACAGATTATTGATTCCGAGCAGAATGCCAGGGATGCCGATGCCAGCTCGCTGTTGGAGGCGGTGCTGAAAGCACACTACCCCTGCAAAAACCTATAA